One segment of Channa argus isolate prfri chromosome 17, Channa argus male v1.0, whole genome shotgun sequence DNA contains the following:
- the LOC137102326 gene encoding uncharacterized protein isoform X8 yields the protein MQKLQGGSGIPAVIGNRTFHNREYLCQRESGERRKMAEIGRIQTLLFVIPMLQFTDPVFGQFSYFLVNGGHDITLPCETVKVAQDKCNSTDWLYEALGSSKEVKLVKLGTISEEAKSKPDRLSVTEKCSLLIKKVTDEDVGLYTCKQILQVGKRRESTQIHLSLVTITERMDDKNVTLNCSVSSFGGRRYTVKWLCQGTDVETDSKYLVVSLTYWYTTVSLVESRVPSGSVLNSFTCEVTDRFTGKVNWFPSRPQQTGLLRLIIVSVGLLTLIIIVVAVDIWTRTKGKKSQMDKNTLDEDKDKDEGTVKYENAGDSSASVRFH from the exons atgcaGAAGTTACAGGGAGGAAGTGGAATCCCAGCCGTAATAGGAAATAGGACTTTTCACAATCGTGAATAtctgtgtcagagagagagcggagagagaagaaaaatggcTGAAATCGGACGGATTCAAACACTTTTGTTTGTGATTCCGATGCTTCAGTTCACAG ACCCAGTATTTGGACAGTTCTCCTACTTCCTTGTGAACGGTGGACATGACATCACTTTGCCTTGTGAGACTGTGAAAGTTGCTCAGGACAAATGCAACAGTACTGACTGGCTGTATGAGGCTTTAGGATCTTCTAAAGAGGTGAAGCTGGTGAAACTTGGGACGATTTCTGAAGAAGCAAAATCCAAACcagacagactgagtgttacagagaagTGTTCTCTGcttataaagaaggtcacagatgaagatgttggtcTTTACACCTGCAAGCAGATTCTTCAAGTGGGAAAAAGGAGGGAAAGCACCCAGATTCATCTGTCTCTTGTCACCA TTACAGAACGTATGGACGATAAGAATGTGACATTAAACTGCTCCGTGTCGTCGTTTGGAGGCCGCAGATACACAGTGAAGTGGTTGTGTCAGGGTACAGATGTGGAGACAGACAGCAAATACTTGGTGGTATCGTTGACTTACTGGTACACCACTGTGTCTCTTGTGGAATCTCGCGTCCCGTCTGGATCAGTGTTAAACTCGTTCACGTGTGAAGTGACTGATCGATTCACTGGGAAAGTGAATTGGTTTCCATCGAGACCTCAGCAAACAG gttTGCTGAGGCTCATTATTGTCTCTGTGGGTTTATTAACACTGATAATCATTGTTGTTGCAGTCGACATTTGGACCAGAACTAAAG gaaAGAAATCACAGATGGACAAAAACACC cttgatgaagataaagataaagatgaagGAACAGTGAAGTATGAAAATGCTGGAGactcttctgcttctgtcagaTTCCACTGA
- the LOC137102326 gene encoding uncharacterized protein isoform X6 yields MQKLQGGSGIPAVIGNRTFHNREYLCQRESGERRKMAEIGRIQTLLFVIPMLQFTDPVFGQFSYFLVNGGHDITLPCETVKVAQDKCNSTDWLYEALGSSKEVKLVKLGTISEEAKSKPDRLSVTEKCSLLIKKVTDEDVGLYTCKQILQVGKRRESTQIHLSLVTITERMDDKNVTLNCSVSSFGGRRYTVKWLCQGTDVETDSKYLVVSLTYWYTTVSLVESRVPSGSVLNSFTCEVTDRFTGKVNWFPSRPQQTGLLRLIIVSVGLLTLIIIVVAVDIWTRTKGKKSQMDKNTVSKKLSDLTKQSSICTTLISFFSVSWLGLWFREVPLSKALNSSCFPQLDEDKDKDEGTVKYENAGDSSASVRFH; encoded by the exons atgcaGAAGTTACAGGGAGGAAGTGGAATCCCAGCCGTAATAGGAAATAGGACTTTTCACAATCGTGAATAtctgtgtcagagagagagcggagagagaagaaaaatggcTGAAATCGGACGGATTCAAACACTTTTGTTTGTGATTCCGATGCTTCAGTTCACAG ACCCAGTATTTGGACAGTTCTCCTACTTCCTTGTGAACGGTGGACATGACATCACTTTGCCTTGTGAGACTGTGAAAGTTGCTCAGGACAAATGCAACAGTACTGACTGGCTGTATGAGGCTTTAGGATCTTCTAAAGAGGTGAAGCTGGTGAAACTTGGGACGATTTCTGAAGAAGCAAAATCCAAACcagacagactgagtgttacagagaagTGTTCTCTGcttataaagaaggtcacagatgaagatgttggtcTTTACACCTGCAAGCAGATTCTTCAAGTGGGAAAAAGGAGGGAAAGCACCCAGATTCATCTGTCTCTTGTCACCA TTACAGAACGTATGGACGATAAGAATGTGACATTAAACTGCTCCGTGTCGTCGTTTGGAGGCCGCAGATACACAGTGAAGTGGTTGTGTCAGGGTACAGATGTGGAGACAGACAGCAAATACTTGGTGGTATCGTTGACTTACTGGTACACCACTGTGTCTCTTGTGGAATCTCGCGTCCCGTCTGGATCAGTGTTAAACTCGTTCACGTGTGAAGTGACTGATCGATTCACTGGGAAAGTGAATTGGTTTCCATCGAGACCTCAGCAAACAG gttTGCTGAGGCTCATTATTGTCTCTGTGGGTTTATTAACACTGATAATCATTGTTGTTGCAGTCGACATTTGGACCAGAACTAAAG gaaAGAAATCACAGATGGACAAAAACACCGTGAGTAAAAAACTCAGTGACCTTACAAAACAAAGCAGTATTTGCACTACTTTAATCAGTTTCTTCAGTGTTTCCTGGTTGGGACTGTGGTTCAG GGAAGttcccttgagcaaggcactgaactccagctgttttccacagcttgatgaagataaagataaagatgaagGAACAGTGAAGTATGAAAATGCTGGAGactcttctgcttctgtcagaTTCCACTGA
- the LOC137102326 gene encoding uncharacterized protein isoform X10, protein MQKLQGGSGIPAVIGNRTFHNREYLCQRESGERRKMAEIGRIQTLLFVIPMLQFTDPVFGQFSYFLVNGGHDITLPCETVKVAQDKCNSTDWLYEALGSSKEVKLVKLGTISEEAKSKPDRLSVTEKCSLLIKKVTDEDVGLYTCKQILQVGKRRESTQIHLSLVTITERMDDKNVTLNCSVSSFGGRRYTVKWLCQGTDVETDSKYLVVSLTYWYTTVSLVESRVPSGSVLNSFTCEVTDRFTGKVNWFPSRPQQTGLLRLIIVSVGLLTLIIIVVAVDIWTRTKGKKSQMDKNTGSSLEQGTELQLFSTA, encoded by the exons atgcaGAAGTTACAGGGAGGAAGTGGAATCCCAGCCGTAATAGGAAATAGGACTTTTCACAATCGTGAATAtctgtgtcagagagagagcggagagagaagaaaaatggcTGAAATCGGACGGATTCAAACACTTTTGTTTGTGATTCCGATGCTTCAGTTCACAG ACCCAGTATTTGGACAGTTCTCCTACTTCCTTGTGAACGGTGGACATGACATCACTTTGCCTTGTGAGACTGTGAAAGTTGCTCAGGACAAATGCAACAGTACTGACTGGCTGTATGAGGCTTTAGGATCTTCTAAAGAGGTGAAGCTGGTGAAACTTGGGACGATTTCTGAAGAAGCAAAATCCAAACcagacagactgagtgttacagagaagTGTTCTCTGcttataaagaaggtcacagatgaagatgttggtcTTTACACCTGCAAGCAGATTCTTCAAGTGGGAAAAAGGAGGGAAAGCACCCAGATTCATCTGTCTCTTGTCACCA TTACAGAACGTATGGACGATAAGAATGTGACATTAAACTGCTCCGTGTCGTCGTTTGGAGGCCGCAGATACACAGTGAAGTGGTTGTGTCAGGGTACAGATGTGGAGACAGACAGCAAATACTTGGTGGTATCGTTGACTTACTGGTACACCACTGTGTCTCTTGTGGAATCTCGCGTCCCGTCTGGATCAGTGTTAAACTCGTTCACGTGTGAAGTGACTGATCGATTCACTGGGAAAGTGAATTGGTTTCCATCGAGACCTCAGCAAACAG gttTGCTGAGGCTCATTATTGTCTCTGTGGGTTTATTAACACTGATAATCATTGTTGTTGCAGTCGACATTTGGACCAGAACTAAAG gaaAGAAATCACAGATGGACAAAAACACC GGAAGttcccttgagcaaggcactgaactccagctgttttccacagcttga
- the LOC137102326 gene encoding uncharacterized protein isoform X5 produces the protein MQKLQGGSGIPAVIGNRTFHNREYLCQRESGERRKMAEIGRIQTLLFVIPMLQFTDPVFGQFSYFLVNGGHDITLPCETVKVAQDKCNSTDWLYEALGSSKEVKLVKLGTISEEAKSKPDRLSVTEKCSLLIKKVTDEDVGLYTCKQILQVGKRRESTQIHLSLVTITERMDDKNVTLNCSVSSFGGRRYTVKWLCQGTDVETDSKYLVVSLTYWYTTVSLVESRVPSGSVLNSFTCEVTDRFTGKVNWFPSRPQQTGLLRLIIVSVGLLTLIIIVVAVDIWTRTKGKKSQMDKNTVSKKLSDLTKQSSICTTLISFFSVSWLGLWFRSVCGWNVVSVNPCIVSDKWMSDALICSNHHQGSSLEQGTELQLFSTA, from the exons atgcaGAAGTTACAGGGAGGAAGTGGAATCCCAGCCGTAATAGGAAATAGGACTTTTCACAATCGTGAATAtctgtgtcagagagagagcggagagagaagaaaaatggcTGAAATCGGACGGATTCAAACACTTTTGTTTGTGATTCCGATGCTTCAGTTCACAG ACCCAGTATTTGGACAGTTCTCCTACTTCCTTGTGAACGGTGGACATGACATCACTTTGCCTTGTGAGACTGTGAAAGTTGCTCAGGACAAATGCAACAGTACTGACTGGCTGTATGAGGCTTTAGGATCTTCTAAAGAGGTGAAGCTGGTGAAACTTGGGACGATTTCTGAAGAAGCAAAATCCAAACcagacagactgagtgttacagagaagTGTTCTCTGcttataaagaaggtcacagatgaagatgttggtcTTTACACCTGCAAGCAGATTCTTCAAGTGGGAAAAAGGAGGGAAAGCACCCAGATTCATCTGTCTCTTGTCACCA TTACAGAACGTATGGACGATAAGAATGTGACATTAAACTGCTCCGTGTCGTCGTTTGGAGGCCGCAGATACACAGTGAAGTGGTTGTGTCAGGGTACAGATGTGGAGACAGACAGCAAATACTTGGTGGTATCGTTGACTTACTGGTACACCACTGTGTCTCTTGTGGAATCTCGCGTCCCGTCTGGATCAGTGTTAAACTCGTTCACGTGTGAAGTGACTGATCGATTCACTGGGAAAGTGAATTGGTTTCCATCGAGACCTCAGCAAACAG gttTGCTGAGGCTCATTATTGTCTCTGTGGGTTTATTAACACTGATAATCATTGTTGTTGCAGTCGACATTTGGACCAGAACTAAAG gaaAGAAATCACAGATGGACAAAAACACCGTGAGTAAAAAACTCAGTGACCTTACAAAACAAAGCAGTATTTGCACTACTTTAATCAGTTTCTTCAGTGTTTCCTGGTTGGGACTGTGGTTCAGGTCAGTGTGTGGTTGGAACGTTGTGAGTGTGAATCCCTGCATTGTCTCTGACAAGTGGATGAGTGACGCTCTCATCTGCTCCAATCACCATCAGGGAAGttcccttgagcaaggcactgaactccagctgttttccacagcttga
- the LOC137102326 gene encoding uncharacterized protein isoform X2, whose translation MAEPGRIQMCLFLSLVLQITAADEHKTSYVFVRVGHEVTLPCPVANGDQGKCSNIIWNLSVSRKNKAVEQFGAERVGEKANSESDGLSVTGNCSLVIKKVKLEDVGLYGCKELILHQVALFDLFVVTITEHKDDNKVTLNCSVWTHKQCKLTVKWLYEGKHVDENNKDLNTSQFSCYKTVSFMESHSIYTSRKNELLHCEIIHTFSGKEQQFPFRSQFLDDITQRSFSSLGVQMMSWGGGLEKQVDHDHNLDTTGTTESPIKSATAAGELSDASTNLPVWWWLIVVAVGLAGLIISAAVVQRHKKIRGETHNITYICSSVASQSFLSFVFSGRKTQMSGNSLSLNPAEPQSGPETGQDTTDPEDGVSYASISFTKKTNSKVQVQNQGEEDDDDEGYAVTYSSVNPRSI comes from the exons ATGGCTGAACCCGGACGGATTCAAATGTGTCTATTTCTGAGCCTGGTGCTTCAGATTACAG cagcagatgaacATAAAACCTCCTATGTATTTGTCAGAGTTGGACATGAAGTCACGTTGCCTTGTCCAGTTGCGAACGGGGATCAGGGTAAATGTAGCAACATCATCTGGAACCTCAGTGtttcaagaaaaaataaagcagtaGAGCAGTTTGGAGCTGAGAGGGTTGGTGAAAAAGCCAACTCTGAATCAGACGGACTGAGTGTCACAGGgaactgttctctggttataaagaaggtcaaACTGGAGGATGTTGGTCTCTACGGCTGCAAAGAGCTTATTCTACATCAAGTTGCTCTGTTTGATCTTTTTGTTGTaacca TAACTGAACATAAGGACGATAACAAGGTGACGTTAAACTGCTCtgtgtggacacacaaacaatgcaaaCTCACAGTGAAGTGGTTGTATGAGGGCAAACATGTGGATGAAAATAACAAAGACTTAAACACATCACAATTCAGCTGCTACAAGACGGTGTCGTTTATGGAATCTCACTCGATTTACACATCACGAAAGAATGAGTTACTGCATTGTGAAATAATACATACTTTCAGTGGAAAAGAGCAGCAGTTTCCCTTCAGATCGCAGTTTTTGG atgacatcacccagaggagtttctCATCAttgggagttcagatgatgtcatgggGAGGaggtctggaaaagcaggtcgACCATGATCACAACCTTGATA CAACAGGAACAACTGAAAGCCCCATCAAATCAGCCACAGCAGCTGGAGAGCTCAGCGATGCTTCAACAAACCTGCCAG TTTGGTGGTGGCTCATTGTTGTGGCTGTGGGTTTGGCTGGACTCATCATAAGTGCTGCTGTGGTCCAAAGACACAAGAAAATAAGAGGTGAGACTCATAACATAACCTACATTTGTAGTAGTGTAGCGTCAcagtcatttctttcttttgtcttttcaggaaggaaaacacagatgagtGGAAAC agtCTGAGTTTGAACCCCGCAGAGCCTCAGTCTGGTCCGGAAACCGGCCAGGACACA ACTGATCCTGAAGATGGAGTTTCCTACGCCTCCATCAGCTTCACCAAGAAGACCAACAGTAAAGTCCAG GTTCAGAATCAGGGTGAAGAAGACGACGATGATGAAGGGTATGCGGTGACCTACAGCTCTGTGAATCCCAGGAGCATCTAG
- the LOC137102326 gene encoding uncharacterized protein isoform X1, with product MAEPGRIQMCLFLSLVLQITAAADEHKTSYVFVRVGHEVTLPCPVANGDQGKCSNIIWNLSVSRKNKAVEQFGAERVGEKANSESDGLSVTGNCSLVIKKVKLEDVGLYGCKELILHQVALFDLFVVTITEHKDDNKVTLNCSVWTHKQCKLTVKWLYEGKHVDENNKDLNTSQFSCYKTVSFMESHSIYTSRKNELLHCEIIHTFSGKEQQFPFRSQFLDDITQRSFSSLGVQMMSWGGGLEKQVDHDHNLDTTGTTESPIKSATAAGELSDASTNLPVWWWLIVVAVGLAGLIISAAVVQRHKKIRGETHNITYICSSVASQSFLSFVFSGRKTQMSGNSLSLNPAEPQSGPETGQDTTDPEDGVSYASISFTKKTNSKVQVQNQGEEDDDDEGYAVTYSSVNPRSI from the exons ATGGCTGAACCCGGACGGATTCAAATGTGTCTATTTCTGAGCCTGGTGCTTCAGATTACAG cagcagcagatgaacATAAAACCTCCTATGTATTTGTCAGAGTTGGACATGAAGTCACGTTGCCTTGTCCAGTTGCGAACGGGGATCAGGGTAAATGTAGCAACATCATCTGGAACCTCAGTGtttcaagaaaaaataaagcagtaGAGCAGTTTGGAGCTGAGAGGGTTGGTGAAAAAGCCAACTCTGAATCAGACGGACTGAGTGTCACAGGgaactgttctctggttataaagaaggtcaaACTGGAGGATGTTGGTCTCTACGGCTGCAAAGAGCTTATTCTACATCAAGTTGCTCTGTTTGATCTTTTTGTTGTaacca TAACTGAACATAAGGACGATAACAAGGTGACGTTAAACTGCTCtgtgtggacacacaaacaatgcaaaCTCACAGTGAAGTGGTTGTATGAGGGCAAACATGTGGATGAAAATAACAAAGACTTAAACACATCACAATTCAGCTGCTACAAGACGGTGTCGTTTATGGAATCTCACTCGATTTACACATCACGAAAGAATGAGTTACTGCATTGTGAAATAATACATACTTTCAGTGGAAAAGAGCAGCAGTTTCCCTTCAGATCGCAGTTTTTGG atgacatcacccagaggagtttctCATCAttgggagttcagatgatgtcatgggGAGGaggtctggaaaagcaggtcgACCATGATCACAACCTTGATA CAACAGGAACAACTGAAAGCCCCATCAAATCAGCCACAGCAGCTGGAGAGCTCAGCGATGCTTCAACAAACCTGCCAG TTTGGTGGTGGCTCATTGTTGTGGCTGTGGGTTTGGCTGGACTCATCATAAGTGCTGCTGTGGTCCAAAGACACAAGAAAATAAGAGGTGAGACTCATAACATAACCTACATTTGTAGTAGTGTAGCGTCAcagtcatttctttcttttgtcttttcaggaaggaaaacacagatgagtGGAAAC agtCTGAGTTTGAACCCCGCAGAGCCTCAGTCTGGTCCGGAAACCGGCCAGGACACA ACTGATCCTGAAGATGGAGTTTCCTACGCCTCCATCAGCTTCACCAAGAAGACCAACAGTAAAGTCCAG GTTCAGAATCAGGGTGAAGAAGACGACGATGATGAAGGGTATGCGGTGACCTACAGCTCTGTGAATCCCAGGAGCATCTAG
- the LOC137102326 gene encoding uncharacterized protein isoform X9, translating into MAEPGRIQMCLFLSLVLQITAAADEHKTSYVFVRVGHEVTLPCPVANGDQGKCSNIIWNLSVSRKNKAVEQFGAERVGEKANSESDGLSVTGNCSLVIKKVKLEDVGLYGCKELILHQVALFDLFVVTITEHKDDNKVTLNCSVWTHKQCKLTVKWLYEGKHVDENNKDLNTSQFSCYKTVSFMESHSIYTSRKNELLHCEIIHTFSGKEQQFPFRSQFLATGTTESPIKSATAAGELSDASTNLPGRKTQMSGNSLSLNPAEPQSGPETGQDTTDPEDGVSYASISFTKKTNSKVQVQNQGEEDDDDEGYAVTYSSVNPRSI; encoded by the exons ATGGCTGAACCCGGACGGATTCAAATGTGTCTATTTCTGAGCCTGGTGCTTCAGATTACAG cagcagcagatgaacATAAAACCTCCTATGTATTTGTCAGAGTTGGACATGAAGTCACGTTGCCTTGTCCAGTTGCGAACGGGGATCAGGGTAAATGTAGCAACATCATCTGGAACCTCAGTGtttcaagaaaaaataaagcagtaGAGCAGTTTGGAGCTGAGAGGGTTGGTGAAAAAGCCAACTCTGAATCAGACGGACTGAGTGTCACAGGgaactgttctctggttataaagaaggtcaaACTGGAGGATGTTGGTCTCTACGGCTGCAAAGAGCTTATTCTACATCAAGTTGCTCTGTTTGATCTTTTTGTTGTaacca TAACTGAACATAAGGACGATAACAAGGTGACGTTAAACTGCTCtgtgtggacacacaaacaatgcaaaCTCACAGTGAAGTGGTTGTATGAGGGCAAACATGTGGATGAAAATAACAAAGACTTAAACACATCACAATTCAGCTGCTACAAGACGGTGTCGTTTATGGAATCTCACTCGATTTACACATCACGAAAGAATGAGTTACTGCATTGTGAAATAATACATACTTTCAGTGGAAAAGAGCAGCAGTTTCCCTTCAGATCGCAGTTTTTGG CAACAGGAACAACTGAAAGCCCCATCAAATCAGCCACAGCAGCTGGAGAGCTCAGCGATGCTTCAACAAACCTGCCAG gaaggaaaacacagatgagtGGAAAC agtCTGAGTTTGAACCCCGCAGAGCCTCAGTCTGGTCCGGAAACCGGCCAGGACACA ACTGATCCTGAAGATGGAGTTTCCTACGCCTCCATCAGCTTCACCAAGAAGACCAACAGTAAAGTCCAG GTTCAGAATCAGGGTGAAGAAGACGACGATGATGAAGGGTATGCGGTGACCTACAGCTCTGTGAATCCCAGGAGCATCTAG
- the LOC137102326 gene encoding uncharacterized protein isoform X4 — protein sequence MAEPGRIQMCLFLSLVLQITAAADEHKTSYVFVRVGHEVTLPCPVANGDQGKCSNIIWNLSVSRKNKAVEQFGAERVGEKANSESDGLSVTGNCSLVIKKVKLEDVGLYGCKELILHQVALFDLFVVTITEHKDDNKVTLNCSVWTHKQCKLTVKWLYEGKHVDENNKDLNTSQFSCYKTVSFMESHSIYTSRKNELLHCEIIHTFSGKEQQFPFRSQFLATGTTESPIKSATAAGELSDASTNLPVWWWLIVVAVGLAGLIISAAVVQRHKKIRGETHNITYICSSVASQSFLSFVFSGRKTQMSGNSLSLNPAEPQSGPETGQDTTDPEDGVSYASISFTKKTNSKVQVQNQGEEDDDDEGYAVTYSSVNPRSI from the exons ATGGCTGAACCCGGACGGATTCAAATGTGTCTATTTCTGAGCCTGGTGCTTCAGATTACAG cagcagcagatgaacATAAAACCTCCTATGTATTTGTCAGAGTTGGACATGAAGTCACGTTGCCTTGTCCAGTTGCGAACGGGGATCAGGGTAAATGTAGCAACATCATCTGGAACCTCAGTGtttcaagaaaaaataaagcagtaGAGCAGTTTGGAGCTGAGAGGGTTGGTGAAAAAGCCAACTCTGAATCAGACGGACTGAGTGTCACAGGgaactgttctctggttataaagaaggtcaaACTGGAGGATGTTGGTCTCTACGGCTGCAAAGAGCTTATTCTACATCAAGTTGCTCTGTTTGATCTTTTTGTTGTaacca TAACTGAACATAAGGACGATAACAAGGTGACGTTAAACTGCTCtgtgtggacacacaaacaatgcaaaCTCACAGTGAAGTGGTTGTATGAGGGCAAACATGTGGATGAAAATAACAAAGACTTAAACACATCACAATTCAGCTGCTACAAGACGGTGTCGTTTATGGAATCTCACTCGATTTACACATCACGAAAGAATGAGTTACTGCATTGTGAAATAATACATACTTTCAGTGGAAAAGAGCAGCAGTTTCCCTTCAGATCGCAGTTTTTGG CAACAGGAACAACTGAAAGCCCCATCAAATCAGCCACAGCAGCTGGAGAGCTCAGCGATGCTTCAACAAACCTGCCAG TTTGGTGGTGGCTCATTGTTGTGGCTGTGGGTTTGGCTGGACTCATCATAAGTGCTGCTGTGGTCCAAAGACACAAGAAAATAAGAGGTGAGACTCATAACATAACCTACATTTGTAGTAGTGTAGCGTCAcagtcatttctttcttttgtcttttcaggaaggaaaacacagatgagtGGAAAC agtCTGAGTTTGAACCCCGCAGAGCCTCAGTCTGGTCCGGAAACCGGCCAGGACACA ACTGATCCTGAAGATGGAGTTTCCTACGCCTCCATCAGCTTCACCAAGAAGACCAACAGTAAAGTCCAG GTTCAGAATCAGGGTGAAGAAGACGACGATGATGAAGGGTATGCGGTGACCTACAGCTCTGTGAATCCCAGGAGCATCTAG
- the LOC137102326 gene encoding uncharacterized protein isoform X7 translates to MAEPGRIQMCLFLSLVLQITAAADEHKTSYVFVRVGHEVTLPCPVANGDQGKCSNIIWNLSVSRKNKAVEQFGAERVGEKANSESDGLSVTGNCSLVIKKVKLEDVGLYGCKELILHQVALFDLFVVTITEHKDDNKVTLNCSVWTHKQCKLTVKWLYEGKHVDENNKDLNTSQFSCYKTVSFMESHSIYTSRKNELLHCEIIHTFSGKEQQFPFRSQFLDDITQRSFSSLGVQMMSWGGGLEKQVDHDHNLDTTGTTESPIKSATAAGELSDASTNLPGRKTQMSGNSLSLNPAEPQSGPETGQDTTDPEDGVSYASISFTKKTNSKVQVQNQGEEDDDDEGYAVTYSSVNPRSI, encoded by the exons ATGGCTGAACCCGGACGGATTCAAATGTGTCTATTTCTGAGCCTGGTGCTTCAGATTACAG cagcagcagatgaacATAAAACCTCCTATGTATTTGTCAGAGTTGGACATGAAGTCACGTTGCCTTGTCCAGTTGCGAACGGGGATCAGGGTAAATGTAGCAACATCATCTGGAACCTCAGTGtttcaagaaaaaataaagcagtaGAGCAGTTTGGAGCTGAGAGGGTTGGTGAAAAAGCCAACTCTGAATCAGACGGACTGAGTGTCACAGGgaactgttctctggttataaagaaggtcaaACTGGAGGATGTTGGTCTCTACGGCTGCAAAGAGCTTATTCTACATCAAGTTGCTCTGTTTGATCTTTTTGTTGTaacca TAACTGAACATAAGGACGATAACAAGGTGACGTTAAACTGCTCtgtgtggacacacaaacaatgcaaaCTCACAGTGAAGTGGTTGTATGAGGGCAAACATGTGGATGAAAATAACAAAGACTTAAACACATCACAATTCAGCTGCTACAAGACGGTGTCGTTTATGGAATCTCACTCGATTTACACATCACGAAAGAATGAGTTACTGCATTGTGAAATAATACATACTTTCAGTGGAAAAGAGCAGCAGTTTCCCTTCAGATCGCAGTTTTTGG atgacatcacccagaggagtttctCATCAttgggagttcagatgatgtcatgggGAGGaggtctggaaaagcaggtcgACCATGATCACAACCTTGATA CAACAGGAACAACTGAAAGCCCCATCAAATCAGCCACAGCAGCTGGAGAGCTCAGCGATGCTTCAACAAACCTGCCAG gaaggaaaacacagatgagtGGAAAC agtCTGAGTTTGAACCCCGCAGAGCCTCAGTCTGGTCCGGAAACCGGCCAGGACACA ACTGATCCTGAAGATGGAGTTTCCTACGCCTCCATCAGCTTCACCAAGAAGACCAACAGTAAAGTCCAG GTTCAGAATCAGGGTGAAGAAGACGACGATGATGAAGGGTATGCGGTGACCTACAGCTCTGTGAATCCCAGGAGCATCTAG